One Punica granatum isolate Tunisia-2019 chromosome 3, ASM765513v2, whole genome shotgun sequence genomic window carries:
- the LOC116201011 gene encoding probable E3 ubiquitin-protein ligase XBOS32 isoform X1: MRLLNLVGNSFGCSASGERLVSAARDGDLQEAKALLEYNPRLVRYSTFGVRNSPLHYSAAQGHHEIVSLLLESGVDINLRNYRGQSALMQACQHGHWEVVQNLILFRANIHRADYLNGGTALHLAALNGHSRCIRLLLADYIPSVPNVWSILRKQPNDNNDSSPELEGSSALSQVINKPADGGITALHMAALNGHMESVQLLLDLGASVSEVTVEDGTTIDLIGAGSTPLHYAACGGNAQCCQILIANGASLSAENSNGLTPLMVARSWHRNWLEEILTKPPEEQGQTLPSPYISLPLMSIIKIARECGWRSNDSHPTCQDTCVVCLERNCTVAAQGCDHEFCTKCALYLCSMNSSTTTHGPPGSIPCPLCRHGIVSFTKLPGTRPIPKEIARTSLSLAFCTCSGEIPEPTTLTTPLCKPGDSHCTRISPLGSSFRSLSCQRFPSVKLNPSLCMGAPDTSPSLIPCTADRNLRSYLARCSRSSLRRAASQTEGRKSWFSTLNQCVTTGGGC; the protein is encoded by the exons ATGAGATTGTTGAACCTTGTGGGGAATTCTTTCGGTTGCTCTGCTTCAGGGGAACGCCTGGTTTCGGCTGCAAGAGATGGTGATCTTCAAGAAGCCAAGGCTCTCTTGGAATATAATCCTCGCCTCGTGAGGTACTCGACTTTTGGGGTTCGGAACTCACCACTGCATTATTCTGCAGCTCAGGGTCACCATGAG ATAGTTTCTCTGTTGCTCGAGTCGGGGGTTGACATAAATCTCAGGAATTATCGTGGACAG AGTGCTTTGATGCAAGCTTGTCAGCATGGTCATTGGGAAGTCGTTCAGAATCTGATCCTTTTTCGAGCTAAT ATCCACCGAGCAGACTACCTCAATGGGGGAACAGCCCTTCATTTGGCTGCTCTGAATGGCCATTCTCGGTGTATCCGACTTCTACTTGCAGATTACATTCCCAGCGTCCCCAATGTTTGGAGCATCCTAAGGAAACAGCCAAATGATAATAATGACTCTTCCCCTGAGCTCGAAGG GAGCAGTGCCCTTTCTCAGGTGATCAACAAGCCCGCTGATGGAGGCATCACAGCCCTTCATATGGCCGCTCTTAATGGACACATGGAAAGTGTCCAGTTGCTCTTGGATCTTGGGGCTTCTGTTTCCGAAGTTACTGTTGAGGACGGGACGACAATTGATCTTATAG GGGCGGGAAGCACTCCTCTCCACTACGCTGCTTGTGGTGGAAATGCGCAGTGTTGTCAG ATCCTAATAGCAAATGGTGCGAGTCTCTCAGCTGAAAACTCTAACGG ATTGACCCCATTGATGGTTGCTCGCTCGTGGCATAGAAACTGGCTCGAGGAAATCCTCACCAAACCACCGGAAGAACAAGGACAAACGCTTCCTTCTCCTTACATATCCCTTCCTCTTATGAGCATCATCAAGATTGCTAG AGAATGTGGGTGGAGAAGCAATGATTCCCACCCAACATGCCAGGATACATGTGTTGTTTGTTTGGAAAGGAATTGCACTGTGGCCGCTCAAG GTTGCGACCATGAATTCTGCACTAAGTGCGCCCTGTACCTCTGTTCGATGAATAGCTCAACAACCACCCATGGCCCTCCAGGCTCCATCCCATGTCCTCTCTGCCGCCACGGGATCGTCTCGTTCACCAAACTCCCTGGGACGAGGCCCATCCCCAAGGAGATTGCCAGGACGAGCCTCTCGCTTGCATTCTGCACATGCTCAGGGGAGATCCCTGAGCCCACAACCCTCACTACTCCGCTCTGCAAGCCTGGCGATTCTCACTGCACGAGGATCTCCCCGCTTGGGTCCTCGTTCCGCAGCCTAAGCTGCCAAAGATTCCCATCAGTCAAGCTCAACCCAAGCCTCTGCATGGGGGCACCTGACACGAGCCCTTCCCTCATACCCTGCACCGCGGACCGGAACTTGAGGAGCTACCTTGCTCGGTGTTCAAGGTCAAGCCTAAGACGTGCAGCCTCTCAAACTGAGGGCAGGAAGTCCTGGTTCTCCACACTCAATCAGTGTGTAACCACGGGTGGCGGGTGCTGA
- the LOC116201011 gene encoding probable E3 ubiquitin-protein ligase XBOS32 isoform X2, whose product MRLLNLVGNSFGCSASGERLVSAARDGDLQEAKALLEYNPRLVRYSTFGVRNSPLHYSAAQGHHEIVSLLLESGVDINLRNYRGQSALMQACQHGHWEVVQNLILFRANIHRADYLNGGTALHLAALNGHSRCIRLLLADYIPSVPNVWSILRKQPNDNNDSSPELEGALSQVINKPADGGITALHMAALNGHMESVQLLLDLGASVSEVTVEDGTTIDLIGAGSTPLHYAACGGNAQCCQILIANGASLSAENSNGLTPLMVARSWHRNWLEEILTKPPEEQGQTLPSPYISLPLMSIIKIARECGWRSNDSHPTCQDTCVVCLERNCTVAAQGCDHEFCTKCALYLCSMNSSTTTHGPPGSIPCPLCRHGIVSFTKLPGTRPIPKEIARTSLSLAFCTCSGEIPEPTTLTTPLCKPGDSHCTRISPLGSSFRSLSCQRFPSVKLNPSLCMGAPDTSPSLIPCTADRNLRSYLARCSRSSLRRAASQTEGRKSWFSTLNQCVTTGGGC is encoded by the exons ATGAGATTGTTGAACCTTGTGGGGAATTCTTTCGGTTGCTCTGCTTCAGGGGAACGCCTGGTTTCGGCTGCAAGAGATGGTGATCTTCAAGAAGCCAAGGCTCTCTTGGAATATAATCCTCGCCTCGTGAGGTACTCGACTTTTGGGGTTCGGAACTCACCACTGCATTATTCTGCAGCTCAGGGTCACCATGAG ATAGTTTCTCTGTTGCTCGAGTCGGGGGTTGACATAAATCTCAGGAATTATCGTGGACAG AGTGCTTTGATGCAAGCTTGTCAGCATGGTCATTGGGAAGTCGTTCAGAATCTGATCCTTTTTCGAGCTAAT ATCCACCGAGCAGACTACCTCAATGGGGGAACAGCCCTTCATTTGGCTGCTCTGAATGGCCATTCTCGGTGTATCCGACTTCTACTTGCAGATTACATTCCCAGCGTCCCCAATGTTTGGAGCATCCTAAGGAAACAGCCAAATGATAATAATGACTCTTCCCCTGAGCTCGAAGG TGCCCTTTCTCAGGTGATCAACAAGCCCGCTGATGGAGGCATCACAGCCCTTCATATGGCCGCTCTTAATGGACACATGGAAAGTGTCCAGTTGCTCTTGGATCTTGGGGCTTCTGTTTCCGAAGTTACTGTTGAGGACGGGACGACAATTGATCTTATAG GGGCGGGAAGCACTCCTCTCCACTACGCTGCTTGTGGTGGAAATGCGCAGTGTTGTCAG ATCCTAATAGCAAATGGTGCGAGTCTCTCAGCTGAAAACTCTAACGG ATTGACCCCATTGATGGTTGCTCGCTCGTGGCATAGAAACTGGCTCGAGGAAATCCTCACCAAACCACCGGAAGAACAAGGACAAACGCTTCCTTCTCCTTACATATCCCTTCCTCTTATGAGCATCATCAAGATTGCTAG AGAATGTGGGTGGAGAAGCAATGATTCCCACCCAACATGCCAGGATACATGTGTTGTTTGTTTGGAAAGGAATTGCACTGTGGCCGCTCAAG GTTGCGACCATGAATTCTGCACTAAGTGCGCCCTGTACCTCTGTTCGATGAATAGCTCAACAACCACCCATGGCCCTCCAGGCTCCATCCCATGTCCTCTCTGCCGCCACGGGATCGTCTCGTTCACCAAACTCCCTGGGACGAGGCCCATCCCCAAGGAGATTGCCAGGACGAGCCTCTCGCTTGCATTCTGCACATGCTCAGGGGAGATCCCTGAGCCCACAACCCTCACTACTCCGCTCTGCAAGCCTGGCGATTCTCACTGCACGAGGATCTCCCCGCTTGGGTCCTCGTTCCGCAGCCTAAGCTGCCAAAGATTCCCATCAGTCAAGCTCAACCCAAGCCTCTGCATGGGGGCACCTGACACGAGCCCTTCCCTCATACCCTGCACCGCGGACCGGAACTTGAGGAGCTACCTTGCTCGGTGTTCAAGGTCAAGCCTAAGACGTGCAGCCTCTCAAACTGAGGGCAGGAAGTCCTGGTTCTCCACACTCAATCAGTGTGTAACCACGGGTGGCGGGTGCTGA